One window of the Alphaproteobacteria bacterium genome contains the following:
- a CDS encoding MoxR family ATPase, with amino-acid sequence MPTDDVVRSNLDLPVTDSIFADIERVSEQLSSVRTGIGRVIFGQEAVIDETIITLLAGGHLLLLGVPGLAKTRLVETLGTVLGLDSRRVQCTPDLMPADIIGSEILDETEDGRSFRFIPGPVFTQMLMADEINRASPRTQSALLQAMQEREVSVAGHTHTLPSPFHVLATQNPIEQEGTYPLPEAQLDRFLLQVNIGYPDPEAERQMLLVTTGLEDRSPTQVMDAAQLIAAQQLVRRLPVGESVVDAILALVRSGRPDTSDREDIAQWVAWGPGPRASQALMLATRARALLQGRISPSVDDVVALAPAVLRHRMALNFAARAEGRTLEDVIDGLCSPFK; translated from the coding sequence ATGCCCACAGATGATGTCGTACGGTCGAATCTCGATCTTCCGGTCACGGATTCAATTTTCGCGGATATCGAGCGTGTAAGCGAACAGCTCTCGTCCGTGCGCACCGGGATCGGCCGGGTCATCTTCGGTCAGGAGGCGGTGATCGACGAAACGATCATCACCCTGCTCGCGGGCGGTCATCTGCTGCTGCTCGGTGTACCGGGCCTGGCAAAGACCCGACTGGTCGAAACGCTGGGCACCGTGCTCGGGCTCGACAGCCGCCGGGTGCAATGCACGCCCGACCTGATGCCGGCAGACATCATCGGCTCGGAAATCCTCGACGAGACCGAGGACGGCCGGAGCTTCCGATTCATTCCCGGGCCGGTATTCACCCAGATGCTGATGGCGGACGAGATCAACCGCGCCAGCCCGCGGACCCAGTCCGCCTTGCTGCAGGCCATGCAGGAACGCGAAGTCTCGGTCGCCGGGCACACCCATACGCTGCCCAGCCCGTTCCACGTGCTCGCCACCCAGAACCCGATCGAACAGGAAGGCACCTATCCGCTGCCCGAGGCGCAACTCGACCGGTTCCTGCTGCAGGTCAACATCGGATACCCGGACCCCGAAGCCGAACGGCAGATGCTGCTCGTCACCACGGGTCTGGAAGACCGCAGCCCGACGCAGGTCATGGACGCCGCCCAGTTGATCGCCGCGCAGCAACTCGTGCGCCGCCTGCCCGTCGGCGAGAGTGTGGTCGATGCCATTCTCGCTCTCGTCCGCTCCGGAAGACCCGACACGTCCGACCGCGAAGACATCGCACAATGGGTTGCCTGGGGGCCCGGCCCCCGCGCCAGCCAGGCATTGATGCTCGCCACCCGTGCGCGCGCGCTGCTGCAGGGACGCATATCCCCGTCGGTCGACGATGTCGTCGCCCTGGCGCCGGCGGTCTTGCGCCATCGCATGGCGCTCAACTTCGCGGCGCGGGCCGAAGGCCGCACCCTGGAAGACGTGATCGACGGTCTCTGCAGCCCGTTCAAATAG